CAAGAGACAAAAATCTTAAGAAAGTTATTGTAGATCTACCAATGAATAGCATTGTAGTTGAATCTGATGCACCTTATGATACACCAAAACCATATAATAAAAAAACTAATGCACCTAAATATTTACCATTAGTTGTTGATGCAATTGCAAATATTAAAAAAATGAATAGATCTGATGTAGCAGAAATAACAAGAGATAATGCAATTAGGTTATTCTTTCCAAAAAAATAAAAAACTTAGCAAAAGCTAAGTTTTTTATTAGTCACAAGAACACTCGCTCATTGTGCAATTACAATCTTTGCATGTGCAATTATCTTTTGTGCAACTAGCACAGTTACAAGTTTTACAAGTACATTTGTTATCTGTCATATAAACCTCCAAGGAAATGTTCCTTAATTTCATAATACCACGAAATTAAAATTATGTATATAAAATATGTGTATATAAAATTTTTATGTATAATTATATTAAAGAGGTTAAAATGAAAAATAAAGAATTTGAAGTAGTAAATAGACTTGGTGGTAAACCAGTAAATATCTACCTAAATGATGAAGTATTAATAATGGAAGAATTATTTGAAAAAAAATATAATCAAAAACCAAATAGATCAAAAATTTATAAAGAATATTTAAAAAAACAATTAGGTGATGAATTATTAATAAAAGCTAACGAGTTTGATAAAAGCAGATGTGATTGTTGCAGAGAAAGTTATTCGTTAGTTAAAAAACAAATGTATTTATGTAATGAAAAAGCCAATAAAAGAACATGCATCATTTGTGATGATTGCATAACAAAAAATAGAAGTTTTTAACTTCTATTTTTTACAATTTTTAGTTCCTCATTCACTCATTTGATCTAGTATAGGTTTTAAGCTTTCGCCTAAATCAGTTAGTGAATATTCGACTTTTGGGGGAACAACCGGATAAACCTTTCTTTTAATCAAATTGTTTTCTTCTAAAAATCTTAAATTTGAGGTCAATACTTTCTGACTTATTCCGCTTATTCTTTTTTCTAATTCATTAAATCGGCATGTTCCAAACGAAAGTTCTCTTATTATTAATATAACTCATTTTGATTTAATAAAATTCAATGTGTATTCTAGTGGACAAAAATGTTCCATAAATCCCTAACTTTCTTTTTGGTAAGTATATAACAATTTAGTGTGTACTTACATTTATACGCTCCTTATATTATTATATACATGTATGCGTTAAATACAAATAGAGGGTAAATAAAAATGAAAAAAATATTAGTAATTAATGCTAGTGTTTCTCAATTAAACAATTCAGATTCGTTAGCAATGTCAAACATGTTTGTGGAAGAATACAAAAAAATAAATCCGAGCGATGAAATCATTAGGTTAGATTTAAATGAAGCACCAATGTCACAAAAAACATTAACAAGAAATAACATAAATGAATATTTTAACCATGAAGATTCATTTAGTTTCATAGAGCAACTGAAATCAATTGATAAGATTGTTTTAAACTTTTCAATGGTTAACTGAGGAATTCCAGCAATATTAAAAAATTATATTGATCACATCACAATAGCAAACTTTACATTCACTTATAAAGGTTCAACTGATGGTAATGCTATTGGTTTACTTTCAAATATTGAAAATATTCAAATCTTAGCAACAAAAGGTGGAACTGGAACTCCAAATTCAGCATTTACTGAACATGTAAAAAATATATGAGAATTCTTAGGAGCTAAAGTCGAAAATCCAATTATTATTAATGACATGATGGATATTCCTCCTTACGCAGAACAAACACCTATTGCTAACTTAGAAAAAGTTAAAAGTGATATCTTAGAGGCTGCAAAAAAATTCTAATTGAATACAAAAAAAGGAACAAACAAGTTCCATTTTTTTTATCCTAAAATATCTTCAAAATCTAAAACTTTATCAGCCCATTGAGTTTCAAAGTTAATATCGTGGGTTGTAATTAAAACAGTCCCTTCAAATGCCTTGATTGCATCCAATAAAGATTCTTTTGCAAGAACATCAATGTGATTAGTTGGTTCATCAAGAATAAGTAAACTACTTGGTTCCAAACTAAGAGCAGCTAATCTAACTTTAGTTTGTTCTCCCCCAGAAAGCTCCTTCATTTTGTTCATCATTAATTCACTTTTTATTCCGAACATACCAATTTTAGCTCTGACTTCACCAGGTGTCATTTGAGGGTATCTTGTTAATAAGTAACTAACTGGTGTTTCATGATCTTCAAAGTCATCAATTTGATGAAAAAAGTTTGTAAAAACACCTTGCCCAATTTCAACGGACCCGCCAATTTTTTCAATTTCACCAGCAATTGTTTTAAGGAAAGTTGTTTTACCAATACCGTTGTAACCTTTAACGATACATTTTTCGCCTTCTCTTAATTCAAATGTTAAAGGTTTTGTTAAAGCAAAATCATATCCAATTTCCAATTGCTCTGCCTTAACAATAACTGTTGAGCTAGGTCTTCTATATTTGAAATGCATATTAGGCTTTGCATTTTCTTTTCTAGCATCCATTACATCAATTTTTTCTAATTGCTTTTGTCTTGATTGTGCACTACGAGCGGTTGAAGCTCTAGCACCATTTTTAGCTATGTATTCTTTAAGTTTTGATATTTGCCCTTGTTGCGCCTCGCGTGCTCTATCATATTGTTCAGCACGCAATGCTGAAAGTTCAACGTATTTATCGTAGTTTCCAACGTATCTAACAATTTCCAAATTTTCAATTGCGTAAATAACATTAACAATTCTATTTATGAAATCTCTATCATGAGAAACAACTAAAAAGGCATTTTCATAATTTTGTAAAAAAGTAACTAATCACTCAACTTGCTCAACGTCCAAGAAGTTAGTAGGCTCATCAAGTAAAATAAAGTCATCATTTTTTAATAGTAATTTAGCTAGTAAGATTTTACCTCTTTGCCCACCAGAAAGCGAACCTAAAGGACGCTTAACATTATCTGGTTCAATTCCTAAACCAGCAACTAAGTTTCCAATTTGTTTATCAATGCTATCAAAACCTTTTATGTTCAATTCATCTTGTAGTGCTAGCGCTTTAACAAGTTCTTCTTCTTTATATTCAATAGCCATATCTTCATAAATTTTATGAATTTCTGCTTCCATATCAAAAAGATATTTGAATGCATCTTTTAAGTATTCTTCACCAGTTACGCTCATGTCAACTTCCTGGTGTTGGTCAAGATATCCAATTTTAGCTTTTGGATGTCATTCAACATTTCCATGATCAGGAACAATTTTTTGAGAAATAATATTTAATAATGTTGTTTTACCAGCTCCATTTGGACCTAAAAGAGCAACATGCTCACCCTTATTGATTCGCATGTTTGATTCTTCATATAATTTTTTACCACCATTTTGGTGTGTTATGTTTTCTAATAATATTAAACTCATATGTTCTCCTTAAAAAATAAATCTTTTTAATTTTATCAAAATAATAAAAATAAAAAAGGGTATGCCCCTTTATCTAAAGTTTCTGTTATTTTTAGTATTGTATTTATTTATTATTTTATCTATTACAAGACCATTAAAAATAAACAAAATTAATGTCATTGAAATTGTAAAAGAAGTGTCTGTTATTCAGTGTGTTCTTGAAATTATTTGAGTATATTGCATTAAATTAATATGAACGAATCAACCAATTAAAAATATTCATTTTCATCCTGTTATTTTTCGATTCTTTTTTTCTCCAATAAAGAAGTAACCTGCAAATACAATAGCAAAGCACGAGTTCATATGCCCTGAAGGGAAATCCATATTTCATCATCCTGGTTTTTGAGAACCTAACGGTTTGAAAATATCTTTTATATTTCCAAAAAAATTGTTTATTTGTCATCACTCTTTGTAAGGAACGCTTTCAACTAGACCTGTTTCTTTATTTATATAACCTCAACTTTTAATTTTATGTCCAGTTTGAACTCAATAATCCCTTCATTCAGGTTGAAGTCTATCTGAATAAAATATATTAGCGAAATCAACACTGTAAAAGTAGGGTCTACCAAAAGTAGGTTTCATTATTCAAACAACTAAACTTGAAACTATGTAAATTGTTAACGCTTTAATAGCATCAACTCTGTAGCCATTTTGTAGAAGATCGGCTCTATTAGAAAATTTAAATCTAAGAAAGTAAAAAACTCCACCAAATCCAATAGTTTCAATTATAAAAAGTGAAACTAAAATATATTGTCGTATCTTTTGATTATCAAGAAATCATCCATTAACTCCAGGCCCAAAACCATCATCTCTTAAAGGGGCAGCTATGATCTGTGTTATATTGAATGTTAATCAAAAAACTAATCAACCAACATAATAAATAATTAAAACTATTTTCCATTTTAAACTTTTTGAAGATGAAATGAATGTAACTTCTAAAATAACAGCAATGAATAAAAAAATAAAAATAAATGATTGAGTCATACCGGCTTCTTCATAGATCCAAACAATTATTTTAATGAAATAAACGTCCATGCCTTTTGCAAATCAAGAATTTATTTCCATGTCAAAAAAACTTCCAACACCAAATAAAATAATTGATAGTGCCAGAAAACTAAATATAAATATTTTTAAAACTAAATAATCATTTTTTTTATTTTGGAATGCGTTTTTCATTTCTTTCATTAACCTTTAAAATTTTATTTCTCGACTCACTTGCCATTTTTTCAACATCAGCAACGTAAGCTCACATTTTATGTTTTTTTAAAAACTTACTCAAACCGTATCAATTCACTTTAATAGGTTTCAAATTGATTCTACCAATTGGTAGTCTATCCTGAATTGTTGTTATCTTCTTATTAGTTAAAATTAACTCTTTACTTTCATTTAATCTTTTTGAAATATTTTTATTAATTTCGTCAATATGATCAAAAATGTTATCAATATTTCCATATTTACTTAAAAGTTCAGTTGCTTGAGCATAGTGTAAGTATCTAACGCCTTTAATATTATCGCTAGGATCACCCATTAATGCTTTGATATCTGCAACTTGATTTGGATGACATCCAAATTTTTCAAAAACTTTTTCATCGTTAATTAATATATGCTCATCATCTTTACTACTATTGGTAATAACAGTAGTTTTTTCACCAACAAGTTGGAAAATATCTTTATCATTTGACAATATGTGTACATCATAGTCTAACTTTGTAGCTATTCTATTAATTGTTCCAATTATGTCGTCAGCTTCATATCTTGGCATTTCATATCAAGGAATATTAGCCGCAGTTAAAAATTCTCTAATGATTTGTTTTTGTGGAACTAAATCTTCAGGAGTTTCTTTTCTTTTAGCTTTATATTCTGGATATAATTCTCGACGTCAACAACCCTCATCCATGTCTAAAGTAACAATGATGCTGTAGTAGTTATTTTTCTTTACTAATTGATTAATTTTTGCAACAAAGGTGTAAATTGCATTTATTGGAACACCTTCTCTATTAGTTGCTAATTTTTTTCTCTTAAGAGTTCCGTAGTAACCCTTATGTAGCAAATGATATCCGTCGATAATTAATATCGTGCGTTTTTCATTTAATGTATTCATTTTTTCTAAATCCTTACAAGGAGATTATATCATACTATACAAGTTAAACAAAGATATAGCTAATTTAGCAAATGAATGATATCTTCAATTTGGTTTTTTAAGGCATTTAAATCAAAAATACATTTAGTATCTTCAAATTTTTTATTAATTATTTCAATATTGTTTTTATTAAGAAAAGCTTCTATTTCCTTTATATTATTTATTTTAAAATAAATTGACAAATTATTAATTTGTTTGATATCTTCAAAATCAGCTTTTTTAACAATACTCGCTGCACTTGAAGTATAAGCTCTTGTTAGAGGACCGGCACCTAATTTAATGCCACCAAAATATCGAGTTATAAGAATGCAAATATTTGTTAAGTCATTTTTTTCTATAACGTTAAATATAGGCTTCCCAGCAGTCCCTTTTGGTTCACCATCATCGTTGTAACCACCAAAAATGGTGTTTGAACCAATTTTGTAGGCGTAACAATTATGTCTTGCATCATTCGCAGAAAAATCTTTTATAAATTGATCCAATTCTTCTTTTGAATTAACTTGTACAGCATGACAAATAAACTTAGATTTTTTAATTTCAATTGTTTCTGAGTAAACTATTTTGCTTTTAATTGTTTTCAAAGTGCTATTCTCCTTTACTAAATAGATTATAATCATTATAATAATTAAAGTTAAAAAATTACGTTTAGTAGGAGTAGTAGGAGATAAAATGGCATCAGATAAAAGTTTACTTCGAATGTATGGGAAATATGCAAATGAAATCCTTTCATTGGAACCAAAAATGAAAAAACTTGCAAATGAAGATTTTGCAATAAAAACTCAAGAATTCAAAGATAGAATAGCAAATGGTGAAAATGTTGATGATCTAGTTGTTGAAGCATATGCTTTAGCTAGAGAAGCAGCAAATAGAGTTTTAGGATTGAATGCTTATAAAGTTCAATTGGTTGGTGCAATTATTTTACACTTTGGTGATATTGCAGAAATGAGAACTGGTGAAGGTAAAACACTTACAGGATTATTCCCGGCTTATTTAAATAGTTTAACTGGAAAAGGTGTTCACATTGTTACAGTTAACGAATACTTATCAAGACGTGACTCTGAAATAAATGGTCAAGTTTTTGACTTTTTAGGAGTTTCTGTTGGATTGAATGGAACTAGAATGCCTAAACATTTAAAAAGGGAAGCATATCATGCAGATATAACATATACAACAAATGCAGAATTAGGTTTTGATTACTTAAGAGATAACATGGTTGTTGATAAAGAACATAAAGTACAAAGAGAACTAAATTTTGCAATTATTGATGAAGCTGACTCTGTTTTAATTGATGAAGCGAGAACCCCTTTAATTATTTCTGGTGGAAGTTCATCAAGAATTAATTTATATAAAGCTGCTGATGAGTTTGCACAAAAAATTAATGATAAAGAAGATATTGATATTGATTTGGAAACAAAACAAGTTTATTTAACAGAAACTGGTATGAAAAAAGCAAAAGATTTCTTTTCATTAGATAATCTTTTTGCCTTAGAAAACACTGAAATATTTCACTTAATTTTAAATGCCCTAAAAGCACACTTTACTTTTAAAGAAGGTGTTGAATATACTGTGGCTACTGGAGAAGTTGAATTAATTGATCAATTTACTGGACGTATATTAAAAGGACGTGCATATTCAGATGGATTGCAACAAGCTATTCAGGCTAAAGAAAAAGTTGAAATTGAAGAAGAAACAACAACATTAGCAACTATTACATACCAAAACTTTTACCGTTTATATGCTAAATTGTCTGGTATGACAGGGACTGCTAAAACTGAAGAAGAAGAATTTATTAAGATTTATAATACTAGAGTTGTTGTGTGTCCAACTAATAGACCTGTTATTAGAAAAGATGAACCAGATTTTACTTTTGGTACAAAACACGCTGCTTTAAAAAAATTAATTGAAGATATTAAAATTGTTAATGAAAAAGGTAATCCTATCCTTATTGGTACAACTAGTGTTGAATCATCAGAGCAAATCGCAAGATACTTAGAAAAAGCAGGGTTGCATTTTGAAATGATTAATGCAAAAAATCATGACAGAGAAGCTGATATTGTTTCTCAAGCTGGACAAAAACACGCCATTACATTAGCTACTAATATGGCTGGTCGTGGAACTGATATTAAACTAAGTAAAGAAGTCAAAGAACTTGGTGGTTTAGTTGTGTTTGGAGTTGAGCGAAATGAAGCAAGACGTATTGATAACCAATTAAGAGGTAGAAGTGGACGTCAGGGAGACCCTGGTATGTCAAGATTTTATATTTCTATGGAAGATGACTTAATGATACGTTTTGCGTCTCCTAGAGCAAGAAAAAGTTTTTTAAGTTTAGGTGATGAACACATTAAATCAAAATTCTTTACAAGAGCAGTAACAAATGCTCAGAAAAAACTTGAAGGATTAAACTTTGATCAACGTAAAAACGTTTTAGATTATGATAATATTTTAGCGCAACAACGTGAAGCTATGTATGCACAACGTGATTCCATTTTATGAGCAGAAAACTTAAAAGTTGTTATTAAAAAATTTCAAATAACTGTGGCATATGAATTGATAGAAGAAAATTCAGAAATTATTCATGGTGAAAAAACTTTAAATGCTGAAAAATTATTAAAAGTTATTGATGGGAAACTTGTTGCACACAAAAGATTTGTCGCAAAAGATTTTTATAATAAAGAAAAAATGAACTTAGCTGTTCAAATAGCAGAAGCAATGTTGGAATTTTATAAGGCTAGAGTTATTGATATTCCTGATGATGTTGTTCTTCAAATGGAAAGAAAAAATATTTTAACTTCATTTGATAAATATTGAACAAGACATATAGATGTAGCTTCAAAGCTAAAAGCAGGTATTTACTTACAACAATATGCTCAAAATAACCCATTAGCTGTTTATGTAGAACAAGCAACTGAATTATTTAATAAAACAAAAATTAACATTGCTTCTGAAGTAGTAGATATACTTTCAAAAATTATTTTAAGAGACCCTGAACAAGTTGTTGAATCTCAAAAAATTGAAATTACTGATGAAATAATTGATGATATTTTAGAATCAACTGGACTAACAAAAGCAAACATTAATAATAAAGATATAAATGCTAAATTTGATGAATTAATTGACAAAGCAACTAATCAAAATGATATTAAAAAGTTGTCTATTCAAAGAGACATTATGTTAGGTCTAGTTATTGAAATTCAAAAACGAAGAGAAAATTCAGGAAATCAAACAGTAAATCTTGGTAAAGATGAAATTGATCAAATGCTTGCTATGTTAGGGATTCAAAATGTTGGAACCACAACTAGAGAAGAAATACTTTCTAAATATGAAGAAAAATTAAAAACATGCACTAATGCGGAAGAAAAAAAACTTGTAAATATAGCAAGAGACGTGATTATTGCATTATATGAACAAATTGAATTAATTAAAAAAGATGCAAGTTCTTTGAAATCAGTTATCGATGATGACAATGATGGTGGAGAGATTGCCAAAACAAGAATTGGTTAGAACTAAACACTAGAGTAAAGTCTAGTGTTTTAGGCATTAAGTAACCACGAACCACGGAACCACGGAAATTACGGAGGAAATAAAAATGAAATATATAAATAATAATAAATTTGATTTAAAAAGTAATTTTAAACCTGGTGGTGATCAGCCAAAGGCAATTGAAAGTCTTTTAAAAGGTTTAAAAGAAAATAAAAAACATCAAGTTCTTTTAGGAGCAACTGGAACTGGTAAAACATTTACAATGGCTAACATTATAAAGGAAATTAATAAGCCAACTTTAGTTTTAGCTCATAATAAAACTCTAGCAATGCAACTTTATTATGAGTTAATGGAGTTTTTCCCAAATAATAGAGTTGAATATTTTGTATCAAACTTTGATTTTTTTCAACCAGAAGCGTATAAACCAGCAACAGATTTATACATAAATAAAGATGCAAGAATAAATATGGAACTTGATATGTTAAGAATGAGCGCAATGAATGCATTATCAATTTCAAACGACACAATTGTTGTTGCTTCTGTTGCTGCAATTTATCCGTCGCAAGATCCTGTTCAATATGCATCAAGTTTTTTTGAACTAAAAACAGGTCAAAAGTTTTCAAAAAGAGAACTATTAACATATTTAGTAAAAACAGGTTATACAAGAAATGATGTAGAAAATTCTCCTGGTACTTTTAGTGTTAAAGGTGATGTTATAAAAGTTGTTCCTGGTTGATCCATGTCAGCTATGTATCGTTTTTCATTATTTGATGATCATATTGAAATGATTGATATGTTAAATATTGTTACTGGAGCATTAATTGAAAGAATATCAACAGTTACAATATACCCAGCACAAGCATATGTAACGCCAGAAGATAAGTTAAAACAGGCTTGTTTAAATATTAGAGAAGAATTAGCAACAAGACTTAAAGAGTTAAAAGAAGAAGGCAAATTATTAGAAGCCGAAAGACTAGATCAAAGAACAAGATATGATTTAGAAAGTTTAGAAGAGTTTGGTTTTTGCAGTGGAATTGAAAACTACTCGGCTCATTTGGATTTTAGAGCGCCGGGCGAAACTCCATATTCATTATTAGATTATTTTAAAGGTGATTTTTTAACTATTATTGATGAATCACATATAATGGTTTCTCAAGTAAGGGGAATGTACAACACTGATAGAAGTAGAAAGCAAACACTTGTCGAATATGGTTTTAGATTACCATCAGCATTAGATAATAGACCATTAAATTTTGAAGAGTTTACCGGAAAACTTAAACAAGTTATATATACTTCTGCCACCCCTGGTGACTATGAGTTAGATTTAGTTAATAATGAAGTTGTTGAACAAATTATTAGACCAACAGGTTTATTAGATCCTATTATCGAAGTTAAAAAAACTGAAGGTCAAATTGAAGACATAATTGAGCAAATACATCAAAGAACAAAAGTTAACGAAAAAGTTTTCATAACTACATTAACAATAAGAATGAGTGAAGACTTAACAAGTTACTTACAAGAAAGAAATATTAAAGTAGCTTATTTACATTCGGAATTAAAAACACTTGAGAGAAGTGAAATTTTAAATGACCTTAGACGTGGTGTTTATGATGCTGTTGTTGGAGTTAACTTACTGCGTGAAGGTTTAGATTTACCAGAAGTAAGTCTAGTTTGTGTTTTAGATGCGGATAAGCAAGGTTTTTTAAGAAATACAAAATCTCTTATTCAAACTGCAGGTAGAGCAGCAAGAAATGCTAATGGTAAAGTAATTTTTTATGCTGACACAATTTCAACATCAATGCAAGAAGCTATGGATGAAACAAACCGTAGACGTGAAATACAAAAAGCATACAATGAAAAACATAATATAATTCCAGTAACAATTACAAAGAAAATAAGTCAATCAACTTTAAGTGAAGCAACTAAAAAAGAGCTTGATAATATTAAAAAACAAAAAACTGCAAAAGGCAAAAAAGAAGCTTATCAAAAAACAATTGATGATATTAGAGCAGAAATGATCCAAGCAGCTAAAGATTTAGATTTTGAAAAAGCAGCAGTTTTAAGAGATACAATTATTGAATTAGAAGCTAAAAAAAGTGAGGTAAAATAATGGAAAATAAAATAGTAATAAAAGGTGCTAGAGAAAATAATTTAAAGAATGTTGATTTAGAAATACCCAAAAATAAATTAGTTGTTTTTACCGGATTAAGTGGAAGTGGTAAATCATCATTAGCATTTGCAACAATTTATGCTGAAGGTAGAAGAAGATATATAGAATCACTTTCAGCTTACGCAAGACAATTTTTAGGTGGAAATGAAAAGCCTGATGTTGATTCAATTGAAGGATTGAGCCCAGCAATTTCAATTGACCAAAAAACAACATCGCACAACCCTAGATCAACTGTTGGTACAGTAACAGAAATTTATGACTATTTAAGATTGCTTT
The Mesoplasma entomophilum DNA segment above includes these coding regions:
- a CDS encoding winged helix-turn-helix transcriptional regulator; translated protein: MEHFCPLEYTLNFIKSKWVILIIRELSFGTCRFNELEKRISGISQKVLTSNLRFLEENNLIKRKVYPVVPPKVEYSLTDLGESLKPILDQMSEWGTKNCKK
- a CDS encoding FMN-dependent NADH-azoreductase — encoded protein: MKKILVINASVSQLNNSDSLAMSNMFVEEYKKINPSDEIIRLDLNEAPMSQKTLTRNNINEYFNHEDSFSFIEQLKSIDKIVLNFSMVNWGIPAILKNYIDHITIANFTFTYKGSTDGNAIGLLSNIENIQILATKGGTGTPNSAFTEHVKNIWEFLGAKVENPIIINDMMDIPPYAEQTPIANLEKVKSDILEAAKKF
- a CDS encoding ABC-F family ATP-binding cassette domain-containing protein is translated as MSLILLENITHQNGGKKLYEESNMRINKGEHVALLGPNGAGKTTLLNIISQKIVPDHGNVEWHPKAKIGYLDQHQEVDMSVTGEEYLKDAFKYLFDMEAEIHKIYEDMAIEYKEEELVKALALQDELNIKGFDSIDKQIGNLVAGLGIEPDNVKRPLGSLSGGQRGKILLAKLLLKNDDFILLDEPTNFLDVEQVEWLVTFLQNYENAFLVVSHDRDFINRIVNVIYAIENLEIVRYVGNYDKYVELSALRAEQYDRAREAQQGQISKLKEYIAKNGARASTARSAQSRQKQLEKIDVMDARKENAKPNMHFKYRRPSSTVIVKAEQLEIGYDFALTKPLTFELREGEKCIVKGYNGIGKTTFLKTIAGEIEKIGGSVEIGQGVFTNFFHQIDDFEDHETPVSYLLTRYPQMTPGEVRAKIGMFGIKSELMMNKMKELSGGEQTKVRLAALSLEPSSLLILDEPTNHIDVLAKESLLDAIKAFEGTVLITTHDINFETQWADKVLDFEDILG
- a CDS encoding phosphatase PAP2 family protein, with amino-acid sequence MKNAFQNKKNDYLVLKIFIFSFLALSIILFGVGSFFDMEINSWFAKGMDVYFIKIIVWIYEEAGMTQSFIFIFLFIAVILEVTFISSSKSLKWKIVLIIYYVGWLVFWLTFNITQIIAAPLRDDGFGPGVNGWFLDNQKIRQYILVSLFIIETIGFGGVFYFLRFKFSNRADLLQNGYRVDAIKALTIYIVSSLVVWIMKPTFGRPYFYSVDFANIFYSDRLQPEWRDYWVQTGHKIKSWGYINKETGLVESVPYKEWWQINNFFGNIKDIFKPLGSQKPGWWNMDFPSGHMNSCFAIVFAGYFFIGEKKNRKITGWKWIFLIGWFVHINLMQYTQIISRTHWITDTSFTISMTLILFIFNGLVIDKIINKYNTKNNRNFR
- a CDS encoding 5'-3' exonuclease → MNTLNEKRTILIIDGYHLLHKGYYGTLKRKKLATNREGVPINAIYTFVAKINQLVKKNNYYSIIVTLDMDEGCWRRELYPEYKAKRKETPEDLVPQKQIIREFLTAANIPWYEMPRYEADDIIGTINRIATKLDYDVHILSNDKDIFQLVGEKTTVITNSSKDDEHILINDEKVFEKFGCHPNQVADIKALMGDPSDNIKGVRYLHYAQATELLSKYGNIDNIFDHIDEINKNISKRLNESKELILTNKKITTIQDRLPIGRINLKPIKVNWYGLSKFLKKHKMWAYVADVEKMASESRNKILKVNERNEKRIPK
- a CDS encoding IMPACT family protein, with protein sequence MKTIKSKIVYSETIEIKKSKFICHAVQVNSKEELDQFIKDFSANDARHNCYAYKIGSNTIFGGYNDDGEPKGTAGKPIFNVIEKNDLTNICILITRYFGGIKLGAGPLTRAYTSSAASIVKKADFEDIKQINNLSIYFKINNIKEIEAFLNKNNIEIINKKFEDTKCIFDLNALKNQIEDIIHLLN
- the secA gene encoding preprotein translocase subunit SecA, giving the protein MASDKSLLRMYGKYANEILSLEPKMKKLANEDFAIKTQEFKDRIANGENVDDLVVEAYALAREAANRVLGLNAYKVQLVGAIILHFGDIAEMRTGEGKTLTGLFPAYLNSLTGKGVHIVTVNEYLSRRDSEINGQVFDFLGVSVGLNGTRMPKHLKREAYHADITYTTNAELGFDYLRDNMVVDKEHKVQRELNFAIIDEADSVLIDEARTPLIISGGSSSRINLYKAADEFAQKINDKEDIDIDLETKQVYLTETGMKKAKDFFSLDNLFALENTEIFHLILNALKAHFTFKEGVEYTVATGEVELIDQFTGRILKGRAYSDGLQQAIQAKEKVEIEEETTTLATITYQNFYRLYAKLSGMTGTAKTEEEEFIKIYNTRVVVCPTNRPVIRKDEPDFTFGTKHAALKKLIEDIKIVNEKGNPILIGTTSVESSEQIARYLEKAGLHFEMINAKNHDREADIVSQAGQKHAITLATNMAGRGTDIKLSKEVKELGGLVVFGVERNEARRIDNQLRGRSGRQGDPGMSRFYISMEDDLMIRFASPRARKSFLSLGDEHIKSKFFTRAVTNAQKKLEGLNFDQRKNVLDYDNILAQQREAMYAQRDSILWAENLKVVIKKFQITVAYELIEENSEIIHGEKTLNAEKLLKVIDGKLVAHKRFVAKDFYNKEKMNLAVQIAEAMLEFYKARVIDIPDDVVLQMERKNILTSFDKYWTRHIDVASKLKAGIYLQQYAQNNPLAVYVEQATELFNKTKINIASEVVDILSKIILRDPEQVVESQKIEITDEIIDDILESTGLTKANINNKDINAKFDELIDKATNQNDIKKLSIQRDIMLGLVIEIQKRRENSGNQTVNLGKDEIDQMLAMLGIQNVGTTTREEILSKYEEKLKTCTNAEEKKLVNIARDVIIALYEQIELIKKDASSLKSVIDDDNDGGEIAKTRIG
- the uvrB gene encoding excinuclease ABC subunit UvrB translates to MKYINNNKFDLKSNFKPGGDQPKAIESLLKGLKENKKHQVLLGATGTGKTFTMANIIKEINKPTLVLAHNKTLAMQLYYELMEFFPNNRVEYFVSNFDFFQPEAYKPATDLYINKDARINMELDMLRMSAMNALSISNDTIVVASVAAIYPSQDPVQYASSFFELKTGQKFSKRELLTYLVKTGYTRNDVENSPGTFSVKGDVIKVVPGWSMSAMYRFSLFDDHIEMIDMLNIVTGALIERISTVTIYPAQAYVTPEDKLKQACLNIREELATRLKELKEEGKLLEAERLDQRTRYDLESLEEFGFCSGIENYSAHLDFRAPGETPYSLLDYFKGDFLTIIDESHIMVSQVRGMYNTDRSRKQTLVEYGFRLPSALDNRPLNFEEFTGKLKQVIYTSATPGDYELDLVNNEVVEQIIRPTGLLDPIIEVKKTEGQIEDIIEQIHQRTKVNEKVFITTLTIRMSEDLTSYLQERNIKVAYLHSELKTLERSEILNDLRRGVYDAVVGVNLLREGLDLPEVSLVCVLDADKQGFLRNTKSLIQTAGRAARNANGKVIFYADTISTSMQEAMDETNRRREIQKAYNEKHNIIPVTITKKISQSTLSEATKKELDNIKKQKTAKGKKEAYQKTIDDIRAEMIQAAKDLDFEKAAVLRDTIIELEAKKSEVK